One stretch of Pomacea canaliculata isolate SZHN2017 linkage group LG11, ASM307304v1, whole genome shotgun sequence DNA includes these proteins:
- the LOC112575380 gene encoding torsin-1A-interacting protein 1-like, with the protein MTHRYSLRSQKNPGDRSDDTDKKHVESSRMYPRIGIHNRQISVDSSDGTEEEDQFTEEEDASFASPSSRKSKDMNRSHGSNVSYSDSSFLSTTASDSFSFHHPDSPKAESSSRQGNKLYPKLKDVAESSSRQGNKLYPKLKDESLNPVRDKRKQKDAYAVSPEASKQHKHQTTGFQSGLSSNRLVFVVVAVIIFAVAVRLAVTFLYNRQNKSIQSNGENDKFSTFCNKIEEKAEQFQAQNSRLWKVVKSSVYHVMQPEESSYPAVLLLAAERGNIFLASDLAEAVATDFITVMQTSTGPSKDMPLSLNISQKLAGLESGEQKKELDNWLRNRFEQAPTAAVLHHLEILKTDAALLLHGYCDGDNAPYKNVLLILLVYMDDMPENDRNVELFLSSVWTNEHSLDKVDALLSRIANNIGIITTRS; encoded by the coding sequence ATGACACATAGATACTCCCTTCGAAGTCAAAAGAACCCCGGTGACAGATCAGATGATACAGATAAAAAACATGTAGAGAGCAGTCGGATGTATCCAAGAATAGGCATTCACAATAGGCAGATATCTGTAGACAGCTCAGATGGCACTGAAGAAGAAGATCAATttacagaagaagaagatgcaAGTTTTGCATCACCCTCTTCAAGAAAGTCTAAAGATATGAACAGAAGCCATGGCAGCAATGTTTCATATTCAGATTCATCATTCCTTTCAACGACTGCCAGTGACTCATTTAGCTTTCACCACCCAGACTCTCCAAAAGCTGAATCATCTTCCAGGCAAGGGAACAAGTTGTACCCCAAGTTAAAAGATGTAGCTGAATCATCTTCCAGGCAAGGGAACAAGTTGTACCCCAAGTTAAAAGATGAGTCCTTGAATCCAGTGAGagataaaaggaaacaaaaagatgCATATGCTGTGTCTCCTGAAGCaagtaaacaacataaacaccAAACAACTGGCTTCCAGTCTGGGTTAAGCAGCAACAGACTGGTATTTGTAGTAGTAGCAGTAATAATATTTGCAGTAGCAGTGAGACTGGCGGTGACTTTTCTTTAtaatagacaaaataaaagtatcCAGAGCAATGGGGAGAATGACAAATTCAGTACTTTCTGTaacaaaatagaagaaaaggCAGAACAGTTTCAGGCACAAAACTCTCGCTTGTGGAAAGTAGTAAAGTCTTCAGTGTATCATGTAATGCAGCCAGAAGAGTCATCTTATCCTGCTGTTCTGCTTCTGGCTGCAGAAaggggaaatatttttttggctTCAGATCTTGCTGAAGCAGTGGCAACAGACTTTATAACTGTGATGCAAACATCCACTGGTCCATCAAAAGACATGCCACTCTCCTTAAATATCTCTCAGAAACTGGCTGGACTTGAGTCTggagaacagaagaaagagctAGACAATTGGCTTAGAAATCGTTTTGAGCAGGCTCCAACCGCTGCAGTGCTGCATCATTTGGAAATCTTGAAAACTGATGCAGCCTTGCTTTTGCATGGTTACTGTGATGGCGATAATGCTccctataaaaatgttttgctgataCTTCTTGTGTACATGGATGACATGCCAGAAAATGATCGAAATGTTGAACTCTTTCTCTCCAGTGTCTGGACAAATGAGCACTCACTGGACAAAGTAGATGCATTGCTTAGCCGAATAGCTAACAACATAGGTATTATAACAACCAGAAGTTAG